Proteins encoded by one window of Porphyrobacter sp. YT40:
- a CDS encoding WYL domain-containing protein → MDGESGLRRGVENRLEFIEFRLFWEGHVNRSDIVETFGVSINQASADLNRYLGLAETNMVYDKSARTYVRSSSFKPIFHKPDAERYLTQIRSIADGVITPDDAWIGSVPGFACAPTPARGVSAPILRAIVTAIKRKELIEVLYQSMSSPEPSWRWIAPHALVFDGFRWHARAHCDRSGAFKDFVLSRIAETRSSKASEALASRDQDWQDDVDLIIAPHPQLSAGQRKAIELDYGMEGGKAAIPVKRALLYYALRRLGLDTDPSARRPQDQQIILLNRAEITGGML, encoded by the coding sequence ATGGACGGCGAATCAGGTTTACGGCGCGGGGTCGAGAACAGGCTGGAATTCATCGAATTCCGGTTGTTCTGGGAAGGCCACGTAAACCGGAGCGACATCGTCGAGACGTTCGGCGTTTCGATCAATCAGGCGTCTGCCGATCTCAACAGATATCTGGGTCTGGCCGAGACCAATATGGTCTACGACAAGAGCGCACGGACCTATGTCCGAAGCTCATCGTTCAAGCCGATCTTCCATAAGCCCGACGCGGAGAGATATCTCACGCAGATCCGATCGATCGCCGATGGCGTCATCACGCCCGACGACGCATGGATTGGCAGCGTTCCGGGCTTCGCTTGCGCTCCCACGCCGGCGCGCGGCGTTTCCGCGCCAATCCTCAGAGCCATCGTAACCGCCATCAAGCGCAAAGAGTTGATCGAGGTACTCTACCAATCGATGTCCTCGCCTGAGCCATCCTGGCGCTGGATCGCTCCGCACGCTTTGGTGTTCGACGGTTTTCGATGGCACGCTCGCGCCCACTGCGATCGGAGCGGCGCATTCAAGGATTTCGTACTTTCCCGCATTGCTGAAACGCGCTCAAGCAAAGCGTCGGAAGCGCTCGCTTCGCGAGATCAGGATTGGCAGGACGATGTCGATCTGATCATTGCGCCGCATCCCCAATTGAGCGCCGGGCAGCGCAAGGCGATCGAGCTCGATTATGGGATGGAAGGCGGCAAGGCCGCGATCCCGGTCAAGCGCGCGCTCCTCTATTACGCTCTCAGGCGGCTCGGGCTCGATACCGACCCATCCGCACGGCGTCCGCAGGATCAGCAGATAATTCTACTTAATCGGGCCGAAATCACGGGGGGCATGCTATGA
- a CDS encoding S24 family peptidase, with protein sequence MEDARRTLDELIQQRGCNYSSISRLLGRNAAYIQQYIRRGSPRQLDEQDRAVLARFFGVDEKVLGAPERRSGPVVELVHVPVLAVEASAGHGALAEMEAKCAQFGFDEKWLRRLTASKAASLSIIAVHGDSMEPTLHDGDEVMVDLGDGQSRLRDGIYVLRMDDMLSVKRVAIEPQGKRVSVLSDNPAYPSWRGIEKRTINIVGRVLWFGRALR encoded by the coding sequence ATGGAAGACGCACGTAGAACCCTGGACGAACTGATCCAGCAACGAGGCTGCAACTACTCCTCGATTTCCCGCCTTCTCGGGCGCAATGCCGCCTATATCCAGCAGTACATCCGGCGCGGCAGCCCCAGGCAGCTGGACGAGCAGGATCGCGCGGTCCTCGCTCGGTTCTTCGGGGTGGATGAAAAGGTCCTTGGCGCTCCCGAGCGGCGATCCGGTCCGGTCGTCGAACTGGTCCATGTCCCGGTTCTCGCTGTCGAGGCCTCTGCCGGACACGGCGCGCTGGCCGAGATGGAAGCCAAATGTGCCCAGTTCGGGTTCGATGAAAAGTGGCTGCGTCGGCTGACCGCCAGCAAGGCGGCGAGCCTTTCGATCATAGCCGTGCACGGGGATTCGATGGAGCCGACGCTGCACGATGGCGACGAGGTCATGGTCGACCTCGGAGACGGCCAATCCCGCCTGCGCGATGGAATCTATGTCTTGCGCATGGATGACATGCTCAGCGTTAAGCGGGTCGCCATCGAACCGCAGGGCAAGCGGGTGTCGGTGCTCAGCGACAATCCTGCCTATCCAAGCTGGCGCGGCATCGAGAAGCGCACGATCAACATCGTCGGCCGCGTTCTTTGGTTCGGCCGCGCGCTGCGCTAG
- a CDS encoding crotonase/enoyl-CoA hydratase family protein, with protein sequence MPEFSTLRVDHDPSNRRVARLLLNRPERLNAINDDMPGEIRAAVEWAEADDTVHAIIVEGAGKGFCGGYDLVGYAESEDDHPCQQERDPWDPMVDYAHMKRNTANFMALWRSSKPTIAKVHGAAAAGGSDIALCCDLLIMAEDARIGYMPTRVWGCPTTAMWTYRLGPARAKQMMFTGDLISGRQAADWGLANLAVPAGELDDAALKLATRIAGVPASHLAMHKLVVNQVMLNMGLEQSQMMATVFDGITRHNPEGLWFRRHAQAHGFKSAIEWRDSGRSIPEGDEARRLIREIDSAPK encoded by the coding sequence ATGCCCGAGTTCTCGACGCTGCGCGTGGATCACGATCCGTCCAATCGGCGGGTCGCGCGGCTGTTGCTCAATCGTCCCGAACGGCTGAATGCGATCAACGACGATATGCCCGGCGAGATACGCGCCGCGGTCGAATGGGCGGAAGCGGACGACACCGTTCACGCGATTATCGTCGAGGGCGCGGGGAAGGGGTTCTGCGGCGGCTACGATCTGGTCGGCTATGCCGAGAGTGAGGACGATCATCCCTGCCAGCAGGAGCGCGATCCTTGGGACCCGATGGTCGATTACGCGCACATGAAGCGGAATACCGCAAACTTCATGGCGCTCTGGCGCTCAAGCAAGCCGACGATCGCCAAGGTGCATGGAGCCGCTGCCGCTGGCGGCAGTGACATCGCGCTATGCTGCGACCTCCTCATCATGGCCGAGGATGCCCGCATCGGCTACATGCCTACCCGCGTGTGGGGCTGTCCGACGACAGCCATGTGGACCTACCGCCTCGGCCCTGCGCGCGCCAAGCAGATGATGTTCACCGGCGACCTGATTTCGGGGCGGCAGGCCGCGGACTGGGGATTGGCAAACCTCGCCGTGCCCGCCGGGGAACTGGACGATGCGGCATTGAAACTCGCGACCAGGATCGCGGGCGTGCCTGCGAGCCACCTCGCCATGCACAAGCTGGTGGTCAATCAGGTCATGCTCAACATGGGGCTGGAACAGTCACAGATGATGGCGACCGTCTTCGATGGAATAACCCGTCACAATCCCGAGGGTCTATGGTTCCGTCGACACGCACAAGCTCACGGCTTCAAGTCGGCGATCGAGTGGCGTGACAGTGGCCGCTCCATTCCTGAAGGGGACGAGGCTCGTCGCCTGATCCGTGAGATCGACAGTGCGCCCAAATAA
- a CDS encoding TetR/AcrR family transcriptional regulator — MESKSAVQGPVRRSTRREQREATRDHILLSAVAVLIECGVAGTTTLEVQKRSGVGRGTLLHHFPTHAELLSATVAELVRRNEVTVLREHRSAAPGVDPLAHAIVSLASAAESPSYLAELELWAVARADRQLHAALRGPERAARAERDRVVAALFAPIAHLPGCATVIALTLELVRGIAVSGVLRSDTDHRHRLLRHWIDAARLLLHQPPSEPAP, encoded by the coding sequence ATGGAGAGCAAATCCGCCGTCCAGGGGCCGGTGCGTCGGTCCACGCGCCGCGAACAGCGCGAGGCGACGCGCGATCACATCCTTCTCTCCGCAGTCGCTGTGCTGATAGAGTGCGGTGTCGCCGGCACGACGACGCTGGAGGTGCAGAAGCGATCAGGGGTCGGGCGCGGTACGCTCCTGCATCATTTTCCGACCCATGCCGAGCTGCTCTCGGCGACCGTGGCCGAACTGGTCCGTCGCAACGAGGTCACAGTGCTGCGCGAGCATCGCTCCGCCGCACCGGGCGTCGATCCCCTAGCACACGCGATTGTGTCGCTGGCTTCTGCGGCTGAAAGCCCGTCCTACCTCGCCGAACTGGAACTATGGGCCGTAGCCCGGGCAGACCGCCAGCTTCATGCCGCGCTGCGCGGACCCGAGCGCGCTGCCCGCGCCGAGCGCGACCGCGTCGTCGCTGCCCTGTTCGCACCGATTGCCCACCTGCCCGGCTGCGCGACGGTCATCGCCCTGACCCTCGAACTGGTTCGCGGCATAGCCGTATCGGGGGTCCTTCGGTCAGACACAGACCATCGTCACCGGTTGCTGCGGCATTGGATCGACGCAGCGCGGCTGCTCTTGCATCAACCACCCTCGGAACCCGCTCCATGA
- a CDS encoding AMP-binding protein, with protein sequence MTSGLTSSYRAADTSRPVWEMTAGDALRRAAELARDRAALVEAAPKGLASVSGAATTDRRWTYVELLVDAEACARWLLARFAPGDHICLWAPNVPEWVIVQYGAALAGLVLVTANPSLRAEELRHVLDRSKAKALIHVEAFRGSDMTAIARIAAPSLDHILIGEVAAAIPRHRHGSPLPAVSPLAPAQMQFTSGTTGRPKGALLTHRALVTNASLVATRIGQGGDTVVTPMPLFHTAGSVLGVLGAVTSLSTLVLPVLFDPVLMLDTIQRERGTVTSGVPTMLAAMMAELDRADYDLSSLRILFSGGAPVAPELLARVEQRFGCRMMSVYGQTELSPIICATDYNDTQADRAGTAGRPLPQVEVRIVQPGTHDPLPLGDQGEIQARGYQTMIGYYGQPDETDLTLLADGWLRTGDLGLMDDRGYVQVTGRLSDMIIRGGENIYPAEIEAVLLRHPAIAEVAVFGIPHPTWGETVAASVRLREGLATVDHQQLKDHCRSLLSPQKTPSSWFVASEFPLTASGKIQKFALSQQAAEGSLHSL encoded by the coding sequence ATGACCTCGGGACTGACTTCATCCTATCGTGCCGCCGATACCTCCCGACCCGTGTGGGAGATGACTGCGGGCGACGCCTTGCGACGAGCGGCGGAGCTGGCAAGGGATCGTGCCGCACTGGTGGAAGCCGCGCCGAAGGGGCTTGCATCCGTGTCCGGCGCGGCCACGACCGATCGCCGGTGGACCTATGTCGAGTTGCTGGTTGATGCGGAGGCGTGCGCCCGCTGGCTGCTCGCACGGTTCGCTCCTGGCGATCATATCTGCCTGTGGGCGCCGAACGTGCCCGAGTGGGTGATCGTCCAATATGGCGCGGCGCTGGCAGGGCTGGTCCTCGTCACCGCCAATCCGTCGCTCCGTGCCGAGGAACTTCGGCATGTCCTCGACCGATCGAAGGCGAAGGCGCTGATCCACGTCGAGGCGTTCCGCGGGTCGGACATGACGGCTATCGCCCGCATCGCGGCGCCATCGCTCGATCACATCCTGATCGGTGAAGTCGCCGCCGCCATCCCCCGGCATCGCCACGGTTCCCCGCTGCCGGCCGTGTCGCCGCTCGCTCCGGCGCAGATGCAGTTCACGTCCGGCACTACCGGCAGGCCCAAGGGGGCGCTGCTCACGCACCGCGCGCTCGTGACCAACGCATCGCTCGTCGCAACCCGCATCGGACAAGGGGGTGATACGGTGGTGACGCCGATGCCGCTCTTTCATACGGCGGGATCGGTGCTGGGCGTGCTTGGTGCGGTCACCAGCCTGTCGACATTGGTCCTGCCGGTCCTGTTCGATCCGGTGCTGATGCTGGACACGATCCAGCGCGAACGCGGAACAGTGACCAGCGGCGTTCCGACCATGCTGGCCGCCATGATGGCGGAGCTTGATCGCGCCGATTATGACCTCTCCAGCCTCCGCATCCTGTTTTCCGGTGGGGCTCCCGTCGCGCCCGAGTTGCTGGCCCGGGTCGAACAGCGGTTCGGTTGCCGAATGATGTCGGTTTACGGTCAGACCGAACTTAGCCCTATCATCTGTGCAACAGACTACAACGACACGCAGGCCGATCGCGCCGGCACCGCAGGCCGACCGCTGCCGCAGGTCGAGGTCAGGATCGTCCAGCCCGGAACGCACGATCCGCTGCCGCTCGGTGATCAAGGCGAGATACAGGCCCGCGGATATCAGACTATGATCGGCTACTACGGTCAACCGGACGAGACCGACCTCACCCTTCTCGCCGATGGCTGGCTTCGTACCGGCGATCTGGGCCTGATGGATGATCGGGGATACGTCCAGGTCACGGGGCGCCTAAGCGACATGATTATCCGCGGAGGCGAGAATATCTATCCGGCGGAGATCGAAGCCGTCCTGCTGAGGCATCCGGCGATCGCCGAGGTGGCGGTGTTCGGCATTCCACACCCGACATGGGGGGAGACAGTCGCAGCATCCGTCAGATTGCGTGAAGGCTTGGCGACCGTCGATCATCAGCAACTCAAGGACCATTGCCGATCTCTGCTGTCCCCCCAGAAGACGCCTTCCAGTTGGTTTGTCGCCAGCGAGTTTCCGCTAACGGCATCTGGTAAGATTCAGAAGTTCGCACTTAGTCAGCAGGCGGCAGAAGGCAGTCTCCATTCACTTTAG